From one Acidobacteriota bacterium genomic stretch:
- a CDS encoding PLDc N-terminal domain-containing protein yields MNLPWSQNDRGEARRDQADGEDQLSLIPAWSVVLAIVVFVSVQYLFHGVMPHHRHEMLPMRLLMSYSWGTAFASYVLLVGYVSRDVKRRRMPAALWMLIVVLMPGGIGAVVYFLLRQPLLRPCPHCRTEVPSSCHFCPQCQFQMAPVCGRCYRGVQITDVYCTQCGHDLAEDNAPARLRAYSD; encoded by the coding sequence ATGAATCTGCCCTGGTCACAGAACGATCGCGGCGAGGCGCGCCGCGACCAGGCCGATGGTGAAGACCAGCTGAGCCTGATTCCGGCGTGGTCGGTGGTGCTTGCCATCGTCGTCTTCGTGTCGGTGCAGTATCTGTTCCATGGAGTCATGCCTCACCACAGACACGAGATGCTTCCCATGCGGTTGCTGATGAGCTACTCGTGGGGAACGGCCTTTGCCAGCTATGTTCTTCTGGTTGGATATGTAAGCCGCGATGTGAAGCGTCGCAGAATGCCGGCGGCGCTGTGGATGCTGATCGTGGTGCTGATGCCAGGTGGTATCGGCGCTGTGGTGTACTTCCTGCTGCGGCAGCCTCTGCTGCGTCCATGCCCTCATTGCAGAACCGAGGTTCCTTCAAGCTGCCACTTCTGCCCGCAGTGCCAGTTCCAGATGGCTCCGGTGTGTGGACGCTGCTACCGCGGCGTACAGATCACCGATGTCTACTGCACGCAGTGCGGCCACGACCTGGCCGAGGACAATGCTCCCGCGCGTCTGCGGGCGTATAGTGACTAG
- a CDS encoding RNA polymerase sigma factor, giving the protein MSGRSFFARKSADRDFLGGVSVSTSVNAASATLAAAQTATSHDENAAVARGLKRQDPELLDHLIEQYQHRLLRYLLFLTGRRDVAEDLFQETWMRVLARGAQYNGKARFDTWLFTIARNLVIDLSRKRTMASLDEMNEQNEDDRPFEISADGPSPLEQFKTREDSAEVGEVLLTLEPSHREVLVLRFYEELSLEEIATMTRAPLSTVKSRLYRGLASLKPELEKLRSYRPAEARG; this is encoded by the coding sequence ATGTCAGGACGAAGTTTTTTTGCGAGAAAGAGCGCGGACAGAGACTTTTTAGGCGGGGTTAGCGTCTCTACCTCTGTGAACGCCGCCTCCGCAACTCTTGCAGCCGCTCAGACCGCGACCTCGCATGACGAGAATGCAGCGGTTGCGCGTGGCCTGAAGCGCCAGGATCCCGAGCTTCTGGACCACCTGATCGAGCAGTATCAGCACCGCCTGCTGCGCTATCTGTTGTTCCTCACGGGCCGCCGCGACGTTGCCGAAGACCTCTTTCAGGAGACATGGATGCGCGTGCTGGCTCGTGGCGCGCAGTACAACGGCAAGGCCCGCTTCGATACCTGGCTGTTCACGATCGCGCGCAACCTGGTGATTGACCTTTCGCGCAAGCGCACGATGGCAAGTCTGGACGAGATGAATGAGCAGAACGAGGACGACCGCCCATTCGAGATCTCAGCCGATGGGCCGTCGCCGCTGGAGCAGTTCAAGACGAGGGAAGATTCGGCGGAGGTGGGCGAGGTCCTGCTGACGCTGGAGCCGTCGCACCGCGAGGTACTGGTACTGCGGTTCTATGAAGAACTTTCGCTGGAAGAGATTGCGACAATGACGCGGGCTCCCTTGTCGACGGTGAAGTCGCGGCTCTATCGCGGTCTCGCCTCGCTGAAGCCGGAGCTGGAAAAGTTGAGAAGTTATCGTCCCGCAGAGGCAAGAGGATGA
- the rlmB gene encoding 23S rRNA (guanosine(2251)-2'-O)-methyltransferase RlmB yields the protein MEVLYGLHPVEEALRSGSGRLDRIALSRERSDRKLEQLASLARAAGVRVSLEPRDQLTRLAKTDAHQGVVAFLRERRFLTLEDLLETGPGPAGRRFFLALDGVEDPHNLGALLRTADGAGVDGVVLPERRSAPITATVAKTSAGASEHVRIARVTNLVRSLEQMKKADVWVVGLDERGTPDYTDFDFASTDCVLVLGREGAGLHDLVKKTCDHLLRIPMAGQVSSLNVSVAGAVVMYEAMRQRRGQNQNSSVQQRPAPKPAKKPKGLGSI from the coding sequence ATGGAAGTTCTTTACGGCCTCCACCCCGTCGAAGAGGCACTTCGCTCCGGCTCCGGACGGCTCGACCGCATTGCTCTGTCCCGAGAACGCAGCGATCGCAAGCTGGAGCAGCTTGCCTCCCTGGCCCGGGCCGCAGGCGTCCGCGTCTCGCTCGAACCCCGCGACCAGCTCACCCGGCTTGCCAAAACCGATGCGCACCAGGGCGTCGTCGCCTTCCTGCGCGAGCGCCGGTTCCTCACCCTCGAAGACCTGCTGGAGACCGGCCCCGGTCCAGCGGGACGCCGCTTCTTCCTCGCCCTCGACGGCGTTGAGGATCCCCACAACCTTGGCGCCCTTCTCCGTACTGCCGACGGCGCGGGAGTCGACGGCGTTGTCCTCCCCGAACGCCGCAGCGCGCCCATAACTGCCACCGTAGCAAAGACTTCCGCCGGAGCCTCCGAGCACGTCCGTATCGCTCGCGTCACCAACCTCGTCCGCTCGCTGGAGCAGATGAAGAAGGCCGACGTCTGGGTGGTCGGCCTCGACGAGCGTGGCACCCCCGATTACACGGACTTCGACTTCGCCTCCACCGACTGCGTCCTCGTTCTGGGCCGGGAGGGTGCAGGGCTGCATGACCTGGTCAAGAAGACCTGCGACCACCTGCTCCGCATCCCCATGGCCGGACAGGTCTCATCGCTGAACGTCTCGGTCGCCGGGGCTGTCGTCATGTACGAGGCCATGCGCCAGCGACGTGGCCAAAACCAGAACTCGTCCGTCCAACAAAGACCCGCCCCGAAGCCCGCGAAGAAACCTAAGGGCCTGGGCAGTATCTGA
- the rnc gene encoding ribonuclease III, translating to MTTRRKKSTRESIGTPSALFGHEFKRPELLTWALTHRSLAYETGPETLPDPRSDNEQLEFVGDAVLGLAVADGLFHRFPHSREGELTRLRASLVSRRHLGAVAARIGLGEMLLLGRGEEQSGGRQKPALLANALEAVIAALYLDGGLEAARNFIERHIVEPSLPELHGALSAGVTFSGAIGDHKSALQEHLQAIGAGQPQYVLTAQSGPDHKKLFRVEVRIPDGQGGTRALGESEATTKKQAQQQAAHIAVERLLAEESSAAPPEPLQGKIARKAKRAVTGSGGHSTMEAVQ from the coding sequence ATGACGACGCGGCGAAAGAAGTCCACACGCGAATCGATCGGGACGCCTTCGGCCCTCTTCGGCCACGAGTTCAAGCGCCCGGAGCTGCTGACGTGGGCGTTGACGCATCGGTCACTGGCTTACGAGACCGGCCCGGAGACGCTGCCCGATCCGCGCTCGGACAATGAGCAGCTTGAGTTTGTAGGTGACGCGGTGCTGGGGCTTGCGGTCGCCGATGGTCTGTTTCATCGCTTTCCGCACTCGCGCGAAGGAGAGCTGACGCGCCTGCGCGCCTCGTTGGTAAGCCGCCGGCATCTGGGCGCGGTAGCCGCCCGCATCGGGCTTGGGGAGATGCTGCTACTGGGCCGCGGCGAGGAACAGAGCGGCGGGCGGCAGAAGCCCGCGCTGCTGGCCAACGCGCTTGAGGCAGTGATTGCGGCGCTCTATCTCGATGGCGGACTGGAGGCGGCGCGGAACTTTATCGAACGCCACATCGTCGAGCCCTCGCTGCCGGAGCTGCATGGCGCGCTGAGCGCGGGAGTGACGTTCAGCGGCGCGATCGGCGACCATAAATCGGCGCTTCAGGAGCATCTGCAGGCGATTGGCGCGGGGCAGCCGCAGTACGTTTTGACGGCTCAGAGCGGCCCCGATCACAAGAAGCTCTTCCGCGTCGAGGTACGGATTCCCGACGGTCAAGGCGGCACACGCGCACTGGGCGAGTCCGAGGCCACGACCAAGAAGCAGGCGCAGCAACAGGCGGCGCACATCGCGGTGGAGCGGCTTCTGGCTGAGGAGTCCTCTGCGGCCCCGCCGGAGCCGTTGCAGGGAAAAATTGCCCGTAAGGCGAAGAGGGCGGTCACTGGCTCCGGCGGACACAGCACGATGGAGGCAGTGCAATGA
- the lepB gene encoding signal peptidase I, with the protein MSGPVSPAATASTTTQESVPSPPPALATEDKTLKTPHHRVHIRYQRHGFLPAVQSLTMIIVVAVFIVTFTVQPFRIPSGSMEPTLMIGDFLLVDKQVQIDPGGSNFLLPAPSIHRGDVIVFHFPVDPGMHLVKRVVGVPGDHIRLRNGHVQINGRGIDEPYAVYRPSGPDNFRDNFPRLESADPEIDSRWWMRMRKLVDNGELIVPAGNYFVLGDNRNDSEDSRYWGFVPQDAIVGRPLVIYFSLRQDDDDSTAVLPHSGELAAGLSGFARWDRMMRVIR; encoded by the coding sequence ATGAGCGGCCCTGTCTCCCCGGCTGCTACGGCTTCAACGACGACGCAGGAATCTGTACCTTCGCCCCCTCCGGCTCTCGCCACAGAAGACAAGACCCTGAAGACGCCGCATCACAGGGTGCATATTCGATATCAGCGGCACGGGTTCCTGCCGGCGGTTCAGTCGCTGACGATGATCATTGTTGTGGCTGTTTTTATCGTCACCTTCACCGTGCAGCCGTTCCGTATTCCCTCGGGTTCGATGGAGCCGACGCTGATGATCGGGGACTTCCTGCTGGTCGACAAGCAGGTTCAGATCGATCCTGGTGGCTCAAACTTCCTTCTTCCTGCTCCCTCGATCCATCGTGGAGACGTCATCGTCTTTCACTTTCCTGTTGATCCGGGAATGCACCTGGTGAAGCGGGTGGTAGGGGTGCCGGGGGACCACATCCGCCTGCGTAACGGGCATGTGCAGATCAATGGCCGCGGCATCGACGAGCCATACGCCGTCTACCGTCCTTCAGGGCCGGACAACTTCCGCGACAACTTCCCCCGGCTTGAGAGCGCGGACCCGGAGATCGACTCCCGCTGGTGGATGCGGATGCGCAAGCTGGTCGACAACGGCGAACTGATCGTTCCGGCAGGGAACTACTTCGTGCTGGGGGACAACCGGAACGACAGCGAGGACAGCCGGTACTGGGGGTTCGTTCCACAGGACGCCATCGTTGGCCGTCCGCTGGTGATCTATTTCTCGCTTCGCCAGGATGACGACGACAGCACAGCCGTCCTTCCTCATAGCGGCGAGCTGGCCGCCGGGCTGTCGGGATTTGCCCGCTGGGACAGGATGATGCGGGTGATCCGGTAG
- the lepB gene encoding signal peptidase I yields the protein MKTIDSVQNEEEATKPAEAERAETPLESLASIASVLAVGLFVMTFVFQNFEIPSASMEKTLLIGDHVLVDRITLAPPTKWAPFTYYRDVRRGDIIVFLKPGEPDLFLVKRAIGIPGDRIHLRNGVVYLNGVAQNEPYAAMPTADGNPQHEYVPYRDDFPSIPPDPMYQVTASWQYEMPTHIQGDDLVVPPGKVFAMGDNRPDSLDGRFWGFVPRENIVGRPMFVYWSFETPADQINKQTIGERLSFMGHILIHIFDQTRWKRTFHIVR from the coding sequence ATGAAGACGATAGATTCGGTTCAGAACGAAGAAGAGGCGACGAAACCGGCAGAGGCGGAGAGGGCAGAGACCCCGCTCGAATCGCTGGCGTCCATTGCCAGTGTGCTTGCCGTGGGCCTCTTCGTGATGACCTTCGTCTTTCAGAACTTCGAGATTCCTTCGGCCTCGATGGAGAAGACGCTGCTGATCGGCGACCATGTGCTGGTCGATCGCATCACGCTGGCTCCCCCTACAAAGTGGGCACCGTTTACTTATTACAGGGACGTGCGCCGGGGCGACATCATCGTCTTCCTGAAGCCGGGTGAGCCTGACCTGTTCCTGGTGAAGCGCGCCATCGGCATCCCGGGCGACCGCATCCACCTGCGCAACGGCGTGGTGTACCTGAACGGCGTTGCGCAGAACGAGCCTTACGCCGCCATGCCAACCGCAGACGGCAACCCGCAACATGAGTACGTGCCGTATCGCGATGATTTTCCCAGCATCCCGCCGGACCCGATGTACCAGGTGACTGCGAGCTGGCAGTATGAGATGCCGACACATATTCAGGGCGACGACCTGGTGGTCCCTCCGGGCAAGGTCTTCGCCATGGGCGACAACCGGCCCGACTCGCTCGATGGGCGCTTCTGGGGATTTGTGCCGCGTGAAAATATCGTGGGCCGGCCGATGTTTGTCTACTGGTCGTTCGAGACGCCTGCCGACCAGATCAACAAGCAGACCATCGGCGAGAGGCTCTCGTTCATGGGGCATATCCTGATCCACATCTTCGATCAGACGCGGTGGAAGCGGACGTTCCACATTGTGCGATAG
- a CDS encoding AsmA family protein gives MDSIHAEDHESHDARPARSGTRRRMAAHLRRFWIVYALLALVLGLAMLPPLVNVNRFRRRIATSIGGSLGRPVHLDNVSMSVFPLPGFVIENLVVDEDPAFGSEPIIRANTVRATLRLSSLWRRRVEFSTISFTEPSVNLVHTSAGKWNIEEVLMQASRIDAAPTTQRKAGSAPRFPYIEATGARLNFKMEQEKLPFSLVDSEFALWSPDPEQWRLRLRAHPTRTDTSISNAGIVELEATLGRGDSLAHIPLNLTGQWRDAPLGETSRVLASHDAGWRGNLALTTNIRGTIGEGAVTARLRLIGARRADFVPQQPLTAEIECFATATSVFHSFQDVRCSWPPNASSGVPTVAATGEIPNIRRLEDAQIQIGTSGVPAATVLGWLRVLTPGVADDITAAGTLTGSVSYNEAADRQWFGHLTVHDAELRPGADRSNESLIKGDISLSKTNTADTEVHRRPVKTLPSPEGFILSSTALSLGGHDPAVLEGHLDGSGYALHLTGPATVERLKQLGTALPCLGGGLDSVVEAATETAPVRVDLTSTHFWGDPSPRVWQDSSLHQTTAVAKTRKSH, from the coding sequence ATGGACTCTATTCACGCCGAAGACCACGAAAGCCACGACGCTCGCCCTGCCCGCTCAGGCACGCGGCGTCGCATGGCCGCTCATCTGCGTCGCTTCTGGATTGTCTACGCTCTGCTCGCTCTTGTGCTGGGGCTGGCCATGCTGCCGCCGCTGGTCAACGTGAACCGTTTCCGTCGGCGGATTGCAACCAGCATTGGGGGAAGCCTCGGCCGGCCGGTACACCTGGATAACGTGTCGATGAGCGTCTTTCCGCTACCCGGCTTCGTGATTGAGAACCTGGTCGTCGACGAAGACCCGGCCTTCGGCTCCGAACCGATCATTCGCGCCAACACGGTGCGCGCGACGCTGCGGCTCTCTTCGCTGTGGCGCAGGCGGGTCGAGTTCTCGACGATCAGCTTTACCGAGCCGAGCGTGAACCTGGTGCATACCTCAGCCGGAAAGTGGAACATCGAAGAGGTGCTGATGCAGGCCTCGCGGATTGACGCCGCTCCAACCACGCAGCGGAAGGCAGGATCTGCGCCGCGGTTCCCGTACATTGAAGCCACCGGGGCGCGCCTGAACTTCAAGATGGAGCAGGAGAAGTTGCCCTTCTCGCTGGTCGATTCGGAGTTTGCGCTGTGGTCGCCGGACCCAGAGCAGTGGCGACTGCGGCTGCGCGCACACCCCACGCGAACGGACACCAGCATCTCGAACGCCGGCATCGTAGAGCTGGAGGCGACGCTGGGGCGGGGAGACTCGCTGGCGCACATCCCGCTGAACCTGACAGGGCAATGGCGCGACGCTCCACTGGGCGAGACCAGCCGTGTGCTGGCCAGTCACGACGCAGGATGGCGCGGGAACCTGGCGCTCACGACGAACATTCGCGGAACGATCGGCGAGGGCGCGGTCACTGCGCGTCTTCGATTGATCGGCGCGCGCAGGGCCGATTTTGTTCCGCAACAGCCGCTGACCGCAGAGATCGAGTGCTTCGCTACCGCAACCTCGGTCTTTCACAGCTTTCAGGACGTGCGCTGCTCGTGGCCACCCAACGCCTCCTCCGGCGTACCAACTGTCGCGGCGACGGGAGAGATCCCGAACATTCGGCGGCTGGAGGACGCGCAGATCCAGATCGGCACTTCGGGGGTTCCCGCCGCAACCGTTCTTGGTTGGTTGCGGGTCCTCACACCGGGCGTCGCCGACGATATAACGGCAGCGGGCACCCTGACAGGGAGCGTCTCTTATAACGAAGCTGCCGATCGCCAATGGTTCGGTCATCTGACCGTCCACGATGCGGAGCTAAGGCCGGGGGCTGACAGATCGAACGAATCCTTAATTAAAGGTGATATCTCATTGTCGAAGACGAACACGGCGGATACCGAGGTCCATCGGCGGCCGGTGAAGACTCTCCCCTCTCCGGAAGGCTTTATTTTGTCATCGACGGCACTCTCCCTGGGTGGGCATGATCCAGCGGTTTTAGAAGGACATCTCGATGGCAGCGGATACGCTTTGCATCTGACGGGGCCGGCAACTGTCGAGCGCCTGAAACAACTGGGAACGGCGCTGCCGTGCCTGGGCGGTGGACTGGATTCTGTAGTGGAAGCGGCGACAGAAACGGCACCGGTTCGAGTTGACCTTACATCCACTCATTTCTGGGGAGATCCATCACCACGGGTATGGCAGGACTCTTCGCTGCATCAAACCACGGCTGTGGCGAAGACGCGAAAGTCGCATTGA
- a CDS encoding zf-HC2 domain-containing protein → MTSGCDKVRSSFSAYLDGAIDGRQMQKIARHLEGCESCRKEFSALRQMQRSLAMLGPARAPEDMSMRLRIAISHEVAAKKSSWRDTLAVKWDNAFRPLLVQVSAGFASSIALVGGIVLLLGGLAAPAPVMANDEPLMGSMTAPHYLYSAVAPRPIVTGGDSVIVVEAMVNDQGRVYDYDIVSGPTDTSVKSQVTDQLMLSVFEPARVFGTPVRGRVVLTFSGISVQG, encoded by the coding sequence ATGACATCTGGCTGCGATAAAGTTCGTTCATCCTTCTCGGCATACCTCGATGGAGCGATCGATGGCAGGCAGATGCAGAAGATCGCGCGTCATCTTGAGGGCTGCGAGAGCTGCCGGAAGGAGTTCAGCGCTCTGCGTCAGATGCAGCGCTCCCTGGCGATGCTCGGTCCGGCAAGGGCGCCGGAAGACATGAGCATGCGCCTGCGTATCGCGATCTCCCACGAGGTTGCAGCGAAGAAGTCCAGTTGGCGCGACACCCTGGCGGTCAAGTGGGACAATGCCTTCCGCCCCCTGCTCGTCCAGGTCTCGGCTGGTTTTGCCAGCTCAATCGCCTTGGTGGGTGGAATCGTGCTTCTCCTCGGCGGTCTGGCAGCTCCTGCGCCAGTGATGGCGAACGACGAGCCTTTGATGGGATCCATGACTGCGCCGCACTATCTTTACTCCGCGGTTGCCCCTCGCCCGATTGTTACCGGCGGCGATTCAGTGATCGTTGTGGAGGCGATGGTCAACGACCAGGGACGGGTCTACGACTACGACATCGTCTCCGGCCCTACGGATACCTCGGTCAAGTCCCAGGTAACCGACCAGCTCATGCTCAGCGTCTTCGAGCCTGCCCGCGTCTTCGGTACGCCGGTTCGCGGAAGAGTCGTGCTGACATTCTCAGGTATCTCGGTTCAGGGATAA
- a CDS encoding sigma-70 family RNA polymerase sigma factor, translated as MQAGMFVGNLASAIGITTEEAALVADLKAGSEDAFAILIAQYHQPLYSLIARSLTDPHDAADITQEVFIKVFRSIRGFHGESSLRTWLYRIALHEASNQRRWWSRHKKQELTIDSSAESADPGDDGTLMATLADSGDSPFDHAAQSELRHRVEDALRQVPEAFRTVVVLREIEGFTYEEIAEILNVNIGTVKSRLTRGRSALRALLVSEAPAKNSASFTATAPSNHRSGVKFDPETVTR; from the coding sequence ATGCAGGCGGGCATGTTCGTGGGAAATCTGGCAAGCGCGATCGGTATCACCACCGAAGAAGCAGCGCTCGTCGCCGACCTCAAGGCTGGCAGCGAGGACGCCTTCGCCATCCTCATCGCGCAATATCATCAGCCGCTCTACTCGCTGATTGCACGCAGCCTTACCGACCCGCATGACGCGGCCGATATCACCCAGGAAGTCTTCATCAAGGTCTTCCGCAGCATCCGCGGTTTTCATGGTGAATCCAGCCTGCGGACCTGGTTGTACCGCATCGCTCTGCACGAGGCTTCCAACCAGCGCCGCTGGTGGTCGCGCCATAAGAAACAGGAGCTTACGATCGACTCTTCGGCCGAGTCGGCAGACCCCGGCGATGACGGCACCCTGATGGCGACCCTCGCCGACTCCGGCGACTCGCCCTTCGATCATGCCGCGCAATCGGAGCTGCGCCATCGCGTGGAAGACGCGCTCCGGCAGGTTCCCGAAGCCTTTCGTACCGTTGTCGTCCTTCGCGAGATAGAAGGTTTTACCTACGAGGAGATCGCAGAGATCCTCAACGTCAATATAGGTACGGTGAAATCGAGACTCACCCGGGGGCGTTCCGCCCTGCGCGCGTTGCTGGTCTCTGAGGCGCCGGCAAAAAATTCCGCTTCTTTCACGGCAACAGCTCCATCCAACCATAGGTCCGGGGTAAAGTTCGATCCGGAGACGGTGACGCGATGA
- a CDS encoding acyltransferase, whose product MPHFPALDGWRGISILLVLAGHMFPLGPKRFEMNAAIAGSGMAIFFTLSGFLITSTLLFDPNVPKFLVRRFCRILPLIWLYTLIVFPLIKAPFAMYCAQLLFYANIPPFWLGHFNGHLWSVCVEMQFYVAVALNCLLLSRRGLLGLPLLCLAVTMFRIVHHEPMSIVTWFRVDEILAGATLALFMHLPGSERLRRLLLPLNPYVMIVLLVVASHDRFTWLQYARPYIAASLVGCTLVRPHGWFSSLLGSAPLRYMANISYALYVLHPITMAGWLGSGGTLVRYLKRPLCLALSFLFAHLSTRYYESFWIQLGKRWSNRFDSRSAPLRSQASVVHPD is encoded by the coding sequence ATGCCTCATTTTCCCGCCCTCGATGGATGGCGCGGAATTAGTATTTTGCTCGTTTTAGCCGGACACATGTTCCCCCTCGGTCCGAAACGGTTCGAGATGAACGCTGCCATCGCAGGTTCAGGAATGGCAATCTTCTTTACCTTGTCCGGGTTTCTTATCACCTCAACCTTGCTCTTTGATCCAAACGTGCCGAAGTTCCTTGTTCGCCGTTTTTGCCGTATTTTGCCTTTGATCTGGCTGTATACCCTCATCGTATTTCCTCTGATTAAAGCGCCGTTTGCCATGTATTGTGCGCAATTGCTCTTTTACGCAAATATTCCTCCATTCTGGCTTGGCCATTTCAATGGGCACCTGTGGAGTGTCTGCGTCGAAATGCAGTTTTATGTGGCGGTGGCACTCAATTGTCTTCTGCTCTCGCGTCGCGGCCTGCTCGGTTTGCCCCTTCTGTGTCTTGCGGTCACCATGTTTCGCATCGTCCATCATGAACCCATGTCGATCGTTACCTGGTTTCGTGTCGACGAGATTCTTGCAGGAGCCACCCTGGCTCTCTTCATGCACCTTCCAGGCAGCGAAAGACTGCGGCGTCTTCTTCTTCCACTGAACCCTTACGTGATGATCGTTCTCCTGGTGGTTGCCAGTCATGATCGTTTCACTTGGCTCCAATACGCACGACCCTATATTGCAGCTTCGCTGGTTGGCTGTACCCTGGTTCGGCCACACGGCTGGTTTTCCTCGCTGCTTGGCTCCGCACCGCTGCGTTATATGGCGAACATCTCCTACGCCCTCTATGTTCTTCATCCCATTACCATGGCGGGTTGGCTCGGTAGCGGAGGAACACTCGTCCGGTATCTCAAAAGACCACTGTGTCTAGCGCTGTCGTTTCTCTTTGCGCATCTTTCCACCCGGTACTATGAATCCTTTTGGATTCAGTTGGGTAAGAGATGGTCGAATCGATTCGACTCCAGATCAGCCCCTTTGCGGAGCCAGGCATCCGTCGTGCATCCGGATTGA